A window of Opitutus sp. ER46 contains these coding sequences:
- a CDS encoding PD40 domain-containing protein yields the protein MPSSLAARLLLAGVLTSVVCGASAPPSPPAPTGPKVVPWQPPLISSPAFESHPAFDPLTGDFYFVRSTPQFSGWRIWVSHPTPKGWSTPEVPAMAGDGVEADPWFTPDGRTMYFISNRSTDGVKRKDLDLWRIDREGDGSWGSAVRLPEPLNSTHTEWFPRPAPDGWLYFGSNRPGGRGGNDIWRGRQAADGRWTVENLGDAINTPGDEFEPLPSPDGSRLVIMASDGLYESHRTATGWSPKQKLGYGVNDEGMEGGAVFSPSGRSLLFARDTGRTLSGEFFLLKDPADTSWPSDGRPAAK from the coding sequence ATGCCCTCCTCCCTTGCCGCGCGCCTGCTCCTGGCCGGCGTACTGACGTCAGTCGTGTGCGGCGCCAGTGCCCCGCCTTCCCCACCGGCGCCCACCGGTCCGAAGGTCGTGCCTTGGCAACCTCCGCTGATCTCGAGCCCCGCCTTCGAATCGCATCCCGCGTTCGATCCGCTCACCGGCGACTTCTACTTCGTGCGGAGCACCCCGCAGTTCTCCGGTTGGCGCATCTGGGTCTCGCATCCCACGCCCAAAGGCTGGTCCACGCCCGAAGTCCCGGCCATGGCCGGCGATGGCGTCGAGGCCGACCCGTGGTTCACCCCCGACGGACGCACGATGTATTTCATTTCCAACCGCTCCACCGACGGCGTGAAACGCAAGGATCTCGACCTGTGGCGCATCGACCGTGAGGGCGATGGTTCCTGGGGCTCCGCCGTTCGCCTGCCCGAACCGCTCAACTCCACTCACACCGAGTGGTTCCCCCGGCCCGCACCTGACGGCTGGCTTTATTTCGGCTCCAACCGCCCCGGCGGACGCGGCGGCAACGACATCTGGCGCGGACGCCAGGCTGCCGACGGGCGCTGGACCGTCGAAAATCTCGGGGATGCGATCAACACGCCCGGCGACGAGTTCGAACCGCTCCCCTCACCCGATGGCTCGCGGCTCGTCATCATGGCGTCCGACGGACTCTACGAGTCGCATCGCACCGCCACCGGCTGGTCGCCGAAGCAGAAGCTCGGCTACGGCGTGAACGACGAAGGCATGGAGGGCGGCGCCGTCTTCTCACCCAGCGGTCGTTCGCTGCTCTTCGCCCGTGACACCGGCCGCACTCTCTCCGGCGAGTTCTTCCTGTTGAAGGATCCCGCCGACACCTCCTGGCCCTCCGACGGCCGCCCCGCCGCCAAGTGA
- the rnk gene encoding nucleoside diphosphate kinase regulator — protein MSDTPLYLATTDHARLRQLLASLGSSRTATLEQLQRELDRAVVLDPAAIPPHVVVMGSTVEVEDQETGEVDTYTLVYPERADIEKGQLSVLAPIGTALIGFPRGTEIAWQTPGGTRRLLIRSVTPPVRHAAPELLPTR, from the coding sequence ATGTCCGACACTCCTCTCTATCTCGCCACCACCGATCACGCCCGCCTGCGCCAGTTGCTCGCCTCCCTGGGTTCGAGCCGCACCGCCACGCTGGAACAACTCCAACGCGAGCTCGATCGTGCCGTCGTCCTCGATCCCGCCGCCATCCCGCCCCACGTCGTCGTGATGGGCTCCACGGTCGAGGTCGAGGATCAGGAGACCGGGGAGGTGGACACCTACACCCTCGTGTATCCGGAGCGTGCCGACATCGAAAAGGGCCAGCTCTCTGTCCTCGCCCCCATCGGGACCGCGCTGATCGGATTTCCGCGCGGTACGGAGATTGCGTGGCAGACGCCGGGCGGCACGCGCCGCCTGCTGATCCGATCCGTCACGCCGCCGGTGCGCCATGCCGCGCCCGAGCTGCTGCCGACCCGCTGA
- a CDS encoding DUF4838 domain-containing protein, whose protein sequence is MRRLLLPAAVLLALLLAAGSAWIVQRAFRGPERAFMPGPLGREASRPVHTVQQRDPEGRFHAQSGFQMRHIGLRTEEERAWGRHNDLTPGLPFSHNLNRVFPPALAETHPEFFPLVGGSRLKPPEKSYFWNPDLGREDVARWAAAAASARFAQHPHEVSFALGVNDGLVFGESPETLALIQPRQWFRGRPDFSRLVFTFMNRAAADLAARHPDKYLGCLAYYWAENPPPFPVDPHVIPFLTADRSQSYDPAFKQEEFDLQRRWAATMGKGPDTLAPGASAVPSPGPGSPPRRIGYYDYLDGYGFLIPRVPIRALAESLQHAHRVGFTDYYGESSRNWGIDGPLPWVIAQLLRAPAQDVEVLLREYYTSYFQGAAEPMRAFFERCEQQWMQQPGPSYWLKHYRNESQAIVFPAAVCAELRTLLNTAACRANNERVRQRVGFVARAFGVTERFVAFQEARAALSTRLLRDRLSDEAGLRRFEDYIAKRGEFIRYTQQLTAREPLSFHPIPYADFLQNDPTAPAAAALARAGFAVAVARHDAAGVADGLAAADVPATFQSREVLPGRGWAGVLPPARRIAGMDYGISLPAPWRSSHEPTQHGFAALVSPAGANGDQARVLRISGAENTTAFQWAPATPGHLYVASVPARGRVSNSDLVALSIGFLDAQQKPVGRLLFMRLPDGEWPDWATLRQAARAPGNAAWVGVGLRVMHQVAPDWIEFGPVSLRSSK, encoded by the coding sequence GTGCGTCGCCTGCTGCTCCCCGCCGCCGTCCTGCTCGCCCTGCTCCTCGCCGCCGGCTCGGCCTGGATTGTCCAACGCGCTTTCCGCGGACCGGAGCGCGCCTTCATGCCCGGCCCGCTCGGCCGCGAAGCATCGCGCCCGGTGCACACCGTGCAGCAGCGCGATCCCGAGGGTCGCTTCCACGCGCAATCCGGCTTCCAGATGCGCCACATCGGCCTGCGCACCGAGGAGGAGCGCGCCTGGGGCCGCCACAACGACCTCACGCCCGGCCTGCCGTTCTCGCACAACCTCAACCGCGTGTTCCCACCCGCCCTCGCCGAAACCCACCCCGAGTTCTTCCCGCTCGTCGGCGGCTCGCGCCTCAAGCCGCCGGAAAAGTCCTATTTCTGGAATCCCGACCTGGGACGCGAAGACGTGGCCCGCTGGGCCGCCGCCGCCGCCAGCGCCCGCTTCGCGCAGCATCCCCACGAGGTCTCGTTTGCCCTCGGCGTGAACGACGGTCTCGTCTTCGGCGAATCGCCCGAAACCCTCGCCCTCATCCAGCCACGGCAATGGTTCCGCGGGCGCCCCGACTTTTCCCGGCTCGTGTTCACGTTCATGAACCGCGCCGCCGCCGACCTCGCCGCGCGACACCCCGACAAGTACCTCGGCTGCCTCGCGTACTACTGGGCCGAGAATCCGCCGCCTTTCCCCGTCGATCCCCATGTCATCCCCTTCCTCACCGCCGACCGCAGCCAGAGCTACGACCCCGCCTTCAAGCAGGAGGAGTTTGACCTCCAGCGCCGCTGGGCCGCCACGATGGGCAAGGGCCCGGATACCCTCGCCCCCGGCGCCTCCGCCGTGCCCAGCCCGGGCCCCGGTTCCCCGCCGCGGCGCATCGGGTACTACGACTACCTCGACGGCTATGGCTTCCTGATCCCGCGCGTGCCGATCCGCGCCTTGGCCGAAAGTCTCCAGCACGCCCACCGGGTCGGCTTCACCGACTACTACGGCGAATCGAGCCGCAACTGGGGCATCGACGGCCCGCTGCCGTGGGTGATCGCCCAGTTGCTCCGCGCGCCCGCGCAGGACGTCGAAGTTCTGCTGCGCGAGTACTACACCAGCTACTTCCAAGGCGCCGCCGAGCCCATGCGCGCGTTCTTCGAGCGGTGCGAGCAGCAGTGGATGCAGCAGCCCGGCCCCTCGTACTGGCTCAAGCACTACCGCAATGAGTCGCAGGCCATCGTGTTTCCGGCCGCCGTCTGCGCCGAGCTGCGCACCCTGCTGAACACCGCCGCCTGCCGCGCCAACAACGAGCGCGTGCGGCAGCGCGTCGGCTTCGTCGCCCGCGCCTTCGGCGTCACCGAGCGCTTCGTGGCCTTCCAGGAGGCCCGTGCCGCCCTGTCGACGCGGCTGCTCCGGGACCGGCTAAGTGACGAGGCCGGCCTGCGGCGGTTCGAGGACTACATTGCGAAACGCGGCGAGTTCATCCGCTACACCCAACAGCTCACCGCCCGCGAGCCGCTGAGCTTCCATCCGATTCCCTACGCCGACTTTCTGCAGAACGATCCCACCGCCCCCGCGGCCGCCGCCCTCGCCCGCGCCGGCTTCGCCGTCGCCGTGGCCCGGCACGATGCCGCCGGCGTCGCCGACGGTCTCGCCGCCGCCGATGTCCCGGCGACGTTCCAAAGCCGCGAGGTCCTGCCCGGCCGCGGCTGGGCCGGCGTGCTGCCGCCGGCCCGCCGCATCGCCGGGATGGACTACGGCATCAGCCTGCCCGCGCCGTGGCGCTCCTCGCACGAACCCACGCAGCACGGGTTCGCCGCGCTGGTCTCGCCGGCCGGCGCGAACGGCGACCAGGCGCGGGTGCTCCGGATCTCCGGTGCCGAGAACACCACCGCCTTCCAATGGGCCCCCGCCACGCCCGGTCATCTTTACGTCGCATCGGTGCCCGCGCGCGGTCGCGTCAGCAACAGCGACCTTGTCGCGCTTTCGATCGGCTTCCTCGACGCCCAGCAGAAACCCGTTGGCCGGCTGCTCTTCATGCGCCTGCCCGATGGCGAATGGCCCGACTGGGCCACGCTCCGGCAGGCCGCCCGCGCCCCCGGGAACGCGGCCTGGGTCGGCGTGGGCCTGCGCGTCATGCACCAGGTCGCACCCGACTGGATCGAGTTCGGCCCGGTCAGCCTGCGCAGCTCGAAGTAG
- a CDS encoding O-antigen ligase family protein, which yields MNRDSGAPGSVPLESFRTEGGRPRTHPLELTLLWLVAAHLVFLPWALGTMRLWAQIPSLIAAALALVLALLPRTYTEAYTGGPAFKLYAFPKLLRFPIFWLGLALLGLVTLHGLNPAWEFRTDGKVWWMQGIPHIEWLPSGVRGPFERWGPWRMLMIYAAGWLTVCAIWVGFTRRRSLQRLLLVLGVNGIVLALFGIAERLTGAKKIFWFVTSPNEMFFASFIYKNHAGAYLNLALAIVCGLGGWYYLRGVRRMEKSNPSGVFAFLATCIAVSVLVSYARGATLITLAYMAVVVGAFVVHQWRLPREVRNPLIAVALLVLFGLFVKTGWDSLNADRAWERLQRAVSGQDVSVEARQIASRATLDALEKNWVGGIGAGSFRFLFPVYQQNYPDIRKRNGRGMYWEHAHNDVLQFPLEFGVPGMLLILGGFAYWGVALIRSAFWQNPVSAALVLGAILMLVMAWGDFVFQCPAILITWCVLWVFAVMWARFEESRRG from the coding sequence GTGAACCGCGATTCCGGGGCGCCTGGCAGCGTGCCGCTGGAGTCGTTCAGGACCGAGGGGGGCCGCCCCCGTACGCATCCGCTCGAGCTGACCTTGCTGTGGCTGGTCGCCGCGCACCTGGTGTTCCTGCCATGGGCGCTGGGGACGATGCGGCTGTGGGCGCAGATCCCGAGCCTGATCGCGGCGGCGCTGGCGCTGGTGCTGGCGCTGCTGCCCCGAACCTACACGGAGGCGTACACGGGCGGCCCCGCGTTCAAGCTGTACGCCTTCCCGAAGCTGCTTCGCTTTCCGATTTTCTGGCTGGGGCTCGCGTTGCTGGGGCTGGTGACGCTGCACGGCCTGAATCCGGCGTGGGAATTTCGCACCGACGGCAAGGTCTGGTGGATGCAGGGAATCCCGCACATCGAGTGGCTGCCCAGCGGCGTGCGCGGGCCATTCGAGCGGTGGGGCCCCTGGCGCATGCTGATGATTTATGCGGCGGGCTGGCTTACGGTCTGCGCGATCTGGGTCGGTTTCACGCGCCGGCGGAGCTTGCAGCGGCTGCTGCTGGTGCTCGGAGTGAACGGCATCGTGCTGGCGTTGTTCGGCATCGCGGAGCGGCTCACCGGCGCGAAGAAGATTTTCTGGTTCGTGACGTCGCCCAACGAGATGTTCTTCGCGAGCTTCATCTACAAGAACCACGCGGGCGCCTACCTGAACCTGGCCCTGGCGATCGTGTGCGGCCTGGGCGGCTGGTACTATCTGCGCGGCGTGCGCCGCATGGAGAAATCCAATCCCTCGGGGGTGTTTGCGTTTCTCGCGACGTGCATCGCGGTGAGCGTGCTCGTCAGCTACGCGCGCGGCGCGACGCTGATCACGCTGGCGTACATGGCGGTGGTGGTGGGCGCATTTGTCGTGCACCAGTGGCGGCTGCCGCGCGAAGTGCGCAACCCGCTGATCGCTGTCGCACTGCTGGTGCTCTTCGGCCTCTTCGTGAAAACCGGCTGGGATTCCCTCAACGCGGATCGTGCCTGGGAGCGGCTGCAGCGGGCGGTGTCCGGCCAGGACGTATCGGTCGAGGCGCGACAAATCGCGTCGCGCGCGACGCTCGATGCGCTGGAGAAAAACTGGGTCGGGGGCATCGGAGCGGGCAGCTTCCGGTTCCTGTTCCCGGTGTACCAGCAGAACTACCCCGACATTCGGAAGCGCAACGGCCGCGGCATGTATTGGGAACATGCGCACAACGACGTCCTGCAGTTTCCTCTCGAGTTCGGCGTGCCCGGCATGCTGCTGATCCTGGGCGGGTTCGCTTACTGGGGCGTGGCGCTGATCCGGTCGGCGTTCTGGCAGAACCCGGTGAGTGCGGCGCTGGTGCTCGGCGCGATCCTGATGCTCGTGATGGCCTGGGGGGACTTTGTCTTCCAGTGTCCCGCCATCCTGATCACGTGGTGCGTGCTCTGGGTATTTGCGGTGATGTGGGCGCGCTTTGAGGAAAGCCGGCGCGGATAG
- a CDS encoding NAD-dependent epimerase/dehydratase family protein, with protein sequence MLTVLVTGAAGFIGSHTCDRLLQEGHQVIGVDNFRTGHRENLTAALAQPRFRLVEADVAADGVLDGLVASARPDAIIHLAALVSVPESITDPTTNFRLNVEATHRVAEAARTHGVKRIVFASSAAVFGDNPELPLTERSATRPISPYGGAKLGSEALLLGHAAAYGITVRCQRYFNVFGPRQDPRSPYSGVISIFCERFAAGRTPTIYGDGEQTRDFISVHDVARANVLAATAPGITTGIANICTGTPTSLNQLAAILRREFANAPAPSHGEPRAGDIRHSLGAPERARAELGFAAAHPLEPALRELVASVR encoded by the coding sequence ATGCTCACCGTCCTCGTCACCGGCGCCGCCGGCTTCATTGGCAGCCACACCTGCGATCGCCTGCTCCAGGAGGGCCATCAGGTCATCGGGGTGGACAATTTCCGTACCGGCCACCGGGAGAACCTCACCGCCGCCCTCGCCCAGCCGCGGTTCCGCCTCGTCGAGGCCGACGTCGCCGCGGACGGCGTGCTCGACGGGCTGGTCGCCTCGGCCAGGCCCGACGCGATCATCCATCTCGCCGCCCTGGTGAGCGTGCCCGAGAGCATCACCGACCCCACCACCAACTTCCGGCTCAACGTCGAGGCGACCCACCGCGTCGCCGAGGCCGCGCGCACCCACGGGGTGAAGCGCATCGTGTTCGCCTCCTCTGCGGCCGTCTTCGGCGACAATCCCGAGTTGCCGCTCACCGAGCGCAGCGCCACCCGGCCGATCAGCCCGTACGGCGGCGCGAAGCTTGGCTCCGAGGCCCTTCTGCTGGGCCACGCCGCCGCCTACGGCATCACCGTTCGCTGCCAGCGCTACTTCAACGTCTTCGGCCCGCGCCAGGACCCACGTTCGCCGTACTCCGGCGTGATCTCGATCTTCTGCGAGCGCTTCGCCGCCGGCCGCACCCCCACGATCTACGGCGACGGCGAACAGACGCGTGACTTCATCTCCGTGCACGACGTCGCGCGGGCCAACGTCCTCGCCGCCACCGCCCCCGGAATCACCACCGGCATCGCCAACATCTGCACCGGCACGCCCACCAGCCTGAACCAGCTCGCCGCCATCCTGCGGCGCGAGTTTGCCAACGCCCCCGCGCCCAGCCACGGCGAACCGCGCGCCGGCGACATCCGGCACTCCCTCGGCGCGCCGGAACGCGCCCGCGCCGAACTCGGTTTCGCCGCCGCCCATCCACTCGAGCCCGCGTTGCGCGAACTCGTCGCCAGCGTCCGCTGA
- a CDS encoding HAMP domain-containing sensor histidine kinase, whose product MKHANATILIVEDDAAVRQTLSDILELNGFRPIVAANGIEGLEAAKCEAPALILTDVSMPGMTGFELLETFRADPDLRSIPVIIISAKVDRAATRQGMELGAADFITKPFTESEVIHSVATRLDQKELLDELDAFAHTVAHDLKNPLCALNGRIILAQMTLDEGNTDELRRHLAEATVASERLSAIIDELLLLSGVRRQHVPLRTLDMTAIVDEALERAASTLQQHPATLHRPEGWPVAVGHAPWVVHIWVNYITNAAKYAGPNADITLGSQRSADETRVRYWVEDHGPGLDAAGCAKMFVPFTRISTVRATGHGLGLSIVRRIAEKLGGGVGVESTPGRGSRFWFELPASTQARFSS is encoded by the coding sequence ATGAAACACGCCAACGCGACCATCCTTATCGTCGAAGACGACGCGGCGGTTCGCCAGACGCTCAGCGACATTCTCGAGCTCAACGGTTTCCGCCCCATCGTCGCCGCCAACGGCATCGAGGGTCTCGAAGCCGCCAAATGCGAGGCCCCCGCCCTCATCCTCACCGACGTCTCCATGCCGGGCATGACGGGCTTCGAGTTGCTTGAAACCTTCCGTGCCGACCCTGACCTGCGCAGCATCCCCGTCATCATCATCTCCGCCAAGGTCGACCGTGCCGCCACCCGGCAGGGGATGGAACTCGGCGCCGCCGACTTCATCACCAAGCCGTTTACCGAGTCCGAGGTCATTCACTCCGTCGCCACCCGCCTCGACCAAAAGGAGCTGCTCGATGAGCTCGACGCCTTCGCCCACACCGTCGCGCACGATCTCAAGAATCCCCTCTGCGCCCTCAACGGCCGGATCATCCTCGCCCAGATGACCCTCGACGAGGGCAACACCGACGAACTGCGCCGCCACCTCGCCGAGGCCACCGTCGCCTCCGAGCGGCTCAGCGCCATCATCGATGAACTGCTCCTCTTGTCCGGCGTCCGCCGCCAGCACGTTCCGCTTCGGACGCTGGACATGACTGCCATCGTCGACGAAGCGCTCGAGCGCGCTGCGAGCACCCTCCAGCAGCACCCCGCCACCCTCCACCGGCCCGAGGGTTGGCCCGTCGCCGTGGGGCACGCCCCGTGGGTCGTCCATATCTGGGTCAACTACATCACCAACGCCGCCAAGTACGCCGGCCCCAACGCCGACATCACCCTCGGCAGCCAGCGGAGCGCCGACGAGACGCGCGTTCGCTACTGGGTTGAAGACCACGGGCCCGGCCTCGACGCCGCCGGCTGCGCCAAGATGTTCGTCCCCTTCACCCGCATTTCCACCGTGCGCGCCACCGGCCACGGGCTGGGGCTCTCCATCGTCCGCCGCATCGCCGAAAAGCTCGGCGGGGGCGTCGGCGTGGAAAGCACTCCCGGCAGGGGCTCCCGCTTCTGGTTCGAACTGCCCGCCTCAACCCAGGCGCGCTTCTCCAGTTGA